In one Heteronotia binoei isolate CCM8104 ecotype False Entrance Well chromosome 1, APGP_CSIRO_Hbin_v1, whole genome shotgun sequence genomic region, the following are encoded:
- the NDUFAF7 gene encoding protein arginine methyltransferase NDUFAF7, mitochondrial isoform X2: MQLALLGRSFLRLGARNYRLLRLHGDSATWRCQCFSSENKVEENSAVTPMLKHLIMKIKSTGPITVAEYMREVLTNPLKGYYMHHDMLGEKGDFVTSPEISQMFGELIGVWFVSEWMASGKPKKFQLVELGPGKGSLTHDILRVFNHLDSLLSKCDISIHLVEVSPKLSEIQALTLTEKKAELMNSSPAYMQGVAKTGLPIFWYQDLSDVPAGNSFYLAHEFLDALPIHKFQKTEKGWRELLVDIDPEAPDKLRFVLAPSATAASEVFIHRESRDHVEVCPDAGAIIQKLAQNVEKNGGAALIVDYGHNGTKTDTFRGFCGHKLHDVLTAPGTADLTADVDFSYLQRMAQEKVATLGPIKQQDFLKNMGIDVRLQVLLHNVKDAVTHRQLLQSYEMLMELDKMGGRFNFFALLPHYRLVASDKLKKPHHSTSLSIPVAGFSELLWK; this comes from the exons ATGCAGCTCGCCCTTTTAGGGCGATCTTTTCTGCGACTTGGCGCGCGAAACTACCGCTTGCTCCGTCTTCATG GTGATTCAGCCACATGGAGATGTCAGTGCTTTAGCTCAGAAAATAAAGTAGAGGAAAACAGCGCAGTGACTCCAATGCTGAAACATCTCATAATGAAAATAAAGTCAACTGGCCCTATTACAGTTGCTGAATACATGCGAGAAGTCCTAACCAATCCTTTGAAG GGATATTATATGCACCATGACATGCTTGGAGAAAAAGGAGATTTTGTTACTTCACCTGAAATAAGTCAGATGTTTGGGGAG TTAATAGGTGTTTGGTTTGTTAGTGAATGGATGGCCTCTGGCAAACCCAAAAAATTTCAGCTGGTGGAGCTGGGCCCAGGTAAAGGCAGTCTTACTCATGATATTTTGCGG GTCTTTAATCACCTGGACTCTTTACTTAGTAAATGTGACATTTCTATTCACCTGGTGGAAGTCAGTCCCAAGTTAAGTGAGATTCAAGCATTAACACTGACAGAAAAAAAAGCAGAATTAATGAATAGTTCCCCTGCTTACATGCAAGGTGTAGCTAAGACTGGACTTCCAATTTTCTGGTACCAAGACTTAAGTGATGTACCAGCAG GGAACAGTTTTTATTTAGCACATGAATTCCTTGATGCTCTGCCTATACACAAGTTTCAG AAAACAGAAAAGGGGTGGCGTGAGTTGCTGGTTGATATTGATCCAGAAGCTCCTGACAAGCTGCGTTTTGTCCTTGCACCATCTGCTACTGCTGCTTCAGAAGTATTCATACAT AGGGAATCCAGGGATCACGTGGAGGTGTGTCCTGATGCTGGTGCCATTATTCAGAAGCTGGCCCAAAATGTAGAAAAGAATGGGGGAGCAGCGCTGATTGTAGATTATGGTCATAATGGAACAAAAACTGATACTTTCAGG ggattCTGTGGCCATAAGCTACATGATGTGTTGACAGCTCCAGGAACAGCAGACCTCACTGCAGATGTTGATTTCAGTTACCTGCAAAGAATGGCACAAGAAAAAGTGGCTACTTTGGGTCCCATAAAGCAACAGGACTTCTTGAAAAACATGGGAATTGATGTACGATTGCAG GTGCTGTTACACAATGTAAAAGATGCAGTTACTCACCGTCAGCTGCTTCAAAGTTATGAAATGCTCATGGAGCTGGATAAAATGGGAGGACGATTCAACTTTTTTGCTCTTCTGCCTCATTACAGACTTGTAGCTTCTGACAAGCTAAAGAAGCCACATCATTCAACATCACTTTCTATACCTGTTGCTGGTTTTAGTGAACTTTTATGGAAATGA
- the NDUFAF7 gene encoding protein arginine methyltransferase NDUFAF7, mitochondrial isoform X1 translates to MQLALLGRSFLRLGARNYRLLRLHGDSATWRCQCFSSENKVEENSAVTPMLKHLIMKIKSTGPITVAEYMREVLTNPLKGYYMHHDMLGEKGDFVTSPEISQMFGELIGVWFVSEWMASGKPKKFQLVELGPGKGSLTHDILRVFNHLDSLLSKCDISIHLVEVSPKLSEIQALTLTEKKAELMNSSPAYMQGVAKTGLPIFWYQDLSDVPAGNSFYLAHEFLDALPIHKFQKTEKGWRELLVDIDPEAPDKLRFVLAPSATAASEVFIHERESRDHVEVCPDAGAIIQKLAQNVEKNGGAALIVDYGHNGTKTDTFRGFCGHKLHDVLTAPGTADLTADVDFSYLQRMAQEKVATLGPIKQQDFLKNMGIDVRLQVLLHNVKDAVTHRQLLQSYEMLMELDKMGGRFNFFALLPHYRLVASDKLKKPHHSTSLSIPVAGFSELLWK, encoded by the exons ATGCAGCTCGCCCTTTTAGGGCGATCTTTTCTGCGACTTGGCGCGCGAAACTACCGCTTGCTCCGTCTTCATG GTGATTCAGCCACATGGAGATGTCAGTGCTTTAGCTCAGAAAATAAAGTAGAGGAAAACAGCGCAGTGACTCCAATGCTGAAACATCTCATAATGAAAATAAAGTCAACTGGCCCTATTACAGTTGCTGAATACATGCGAGAAGTCCTAACCAATCCTTTGAAG GGATATTATATGCACCATGACATGCTTGGAGAAAAAGGAGATTTTGTTACTTCACCTGAAATAAGTCAGATGTTTGGGGAG TTAATAGGTGTTTGGTTTGTTAGTGAATGGATGGCCTCTGGCAAACCCAAAAAATTTCAGCTGGTGGAGCTGGGCCCAGGTAAAGGCAGTCTTACTCATGATATTTTGCGG GTCTTTAATCACCTGGACTCTTTACTTAGTAAATGTGACATTTCTATTCACCTGGTGGAAGTCAGTCCCAAGTTAAGTGAGATTCAAGCATTAACACTGACAGAAAAAAAAGCAGAATTAATGAATAGTTCCCCTGCTTACATGCAAGGTGTAGCTAAGACTGGACTTCCAATTTTCTGGTACCAAGACTTAAGTGATGTACCAGCAG GGAACAGTTTTTATTTAGCACATGAATTCCTTGATGCTCTGCCTATACACAAGTTTCAG AAAACAGAAAAGGGGTGGCGTGAGTTGCTGGTTGATATTGATCCAGAAGCTCCTGACAAGCTGCGTTTTGTCCTTGCACCATCTGCTACTGCTGCTTCAGAAGTATTCATACAT GAGAGGGAATCCAGGGATCACGTGGAGGTGTGTCCTGATGCTGGTGCCATTATTCAGAAGCTGGCCCAAAATGTAGAAAAGAATGGGGGAGCAGCGCTGATTGTAGATTATGGTCATAATGGAACAAAAACTGATACTTTCAGG ggattCTGTGGCCATAAGCTACATGATGTGTTGACAGCTCCAGGAACAGCAGACCTCACTGCAGATGTTGATTTCAGTTACCTGCAAAGAATGGCACAAGAAAAAGTGGCTACTTTGGGTCCCATAAAGCAACAGGACTTCTTGAAAAACATGGGAATTGATGTACGATTGCAG GTGCTGTTACACAATGTAAAAGATGCAGTTACTCACCGTCAGCTGCTTCAAAGTTATGAAATGCTCATGGAGCTGGATAAAATGGGAGGACGATTCAACTTTTTTGCTCTTCTGCCTCATTACAGACTTGTAGCTTCTGACAAGCTAAAGAAGCCACATCATTCAACATCACTTTCTATACCTGTTGCTGGTTTTAGTGAACTTTTATGGAAATGA